The following are from one region of the [Synechococcus] sp. NIES-970 genome:
- a CDS encoding hypothetical protein (conserved hypothetical protein), whose protein sequence is MSNAARHQLIVCEACVWKSSAAQNSTHPEETSLELKGSDLLAQLQALHETWPYRDHLSFTTTGCLCVCDNPCAIAFVGHQKPSFLFGDLDPRTCAADLLTAAELYVDSEDGMVPLYQLPKALRPHRLARIPPAP, encoded by the coding sequence ATGAGCAATGCTGCTCGCCACCAATTGATTGTTTGTGAAGCCTGCGTGTGGAAAAGTTCTGCAGCGCAAAACTCGACCCACCCAGAGGAAACTTCCCTGGAGCTCAAAGGCTCAGACCTCCTCGCCCAACTCCAGGCTCTCCATGAAACATGGCCTTACCGAGATCACCTCAGTTTTACCACCACGGGCTGTCTTTGTGTCTGCGACAACCCCTGTGCGATCGCCTTTGTCGGCCACCAAAAGCCGAGTTTTCTGTTTGGAGATCTCGATCCCCGCACCTGCGCCGCCGATTTATTAACGGCGGCAGAATTGTATGTTGATAGCGAAGATGGCATGGTGCCCCTATACCAACTCCCCAAAGCCCTACGGCCCCACCGCCTGGCCCGCATTCCCCCCGCTCCCTAA
- the fecC gene encoding FecCD transport (permease) family protein yields MVKQNIFHNLFFSRSPILLAGLCVSVVALVFSFLASLNFGAADISVAEVYGAIFQFDGSTEQLIIRTVRLPRSLIALVVGAALAVAGSLMQGITGNPLASPAILGVNAGAAFAVVLATLIGGGNSLDLYAGFALLGAGLTAVLVYGCASLGRGGASPLNLTLVGASFTAFLASITSGILIVSQQTLDQIRFWLAGSVAGRDLDLLLQVLPYLTTGLLLAFALGKQVTLLSLGQDMAKGLGQNTLVIKALAAVCILLLAGGSVAIAGPIGFVGLIVPHITRFLVGTEYRWILPYAAVFGGILLLLADVVARLLLQPQELPVGLVMPLLGAPCFVYLIRAKVKR; encoded by the coding sequence GTGGTCAAACAGAACATTTTCCACAATTTATTTTTTTCGCGATCGCCTATTTTGTTGGCGGGACTCTGTGTGAGTGTCGTCGCCCTCGTCTTCAGTTTCCTCGCCAGTTTAAACTTTGGGGCCGCTGATATTTCCGTGGCCGAGGTTTACGGCGCTATTTTTCAATTTGACGGCTCAACGGAACAGCTGATCATTCGGACTGTCCGCCTACCGCGATCGCTGATTGCCCTGGTTGTGGGGGCAGCTCTGGCCGTAGCCGGGAGCCTGATGCAGGGGATCACCGGCAATCCGTTGGCTTCACCTGCCATTCTAGGGGTCAATGCAGGGGCGGCTTTTGCGGTGGTTTTAGCGACTTTAATTGGCGGGGGGAATTCTTTAGATCTCTATGCCGGATTCGCCCTCTTGGGGGCAGGATTAACGGCAGTTTTGGTGTATGGATGTGCGTCGTTGGGTAGGGGCGGCGCTTCCCCCTTAAATTTAACCCTTGTCGGCGCTTCGTTTACGGCATTCCTCGCGTCAATCACAAGCGGTATTTTAATTGTCAGTCAACAAACCCTAGATCAAATTCGTTTCTGGTTGGCGGGTTCGGTGGCGGGGCGAGATTTAGATTTACTTCTCCAGGTTTTGCCCTATCTAACCACTGGATTGTTACTGGCCTTTGCCCTGGGTAAACAGGTGACCTTGCTGAGCTTGGGGCAGGACATGGCGAAGGGCTTGGGGCAAAATACCCTAGTGATTAAAGCGTTGGCGGCGGTTTGTATTTTGCTATTGGCGGGGGGGAGTGTGGCGATCGCCGGGCCGATTGGCTTTGTGGGGTTGATTGTGCCTCATATCACCCGATTTTTAGTGGGAACAGAATATCGGTGGATTTTGCCCTATGCGGCAGTTTTTGGCGGAATTTTACTGTTATTGGCAGATGTTGTCGCGCGATTATTGCTCCAGCCCCAGGAACTGCCCGTGGGCTTGGTGATGCCCCTCCTTGGCGCGCCCTGCTTTGTCTATCTCATTCGGGCCAAGGTGAAACGATGA
- a CDS encoding hypothetical protein (TonB family C-terminal domain protein) — protein MSISDICQREREQEKDALKKWLTWGVMGSVVLHTGALLGLSGLPEAENLATEQPPLEFIVTEMAPPLPEEVQPLEETPPEPPETATSLTNTPTPAAPTPTAVAAAPAVITPNTPAETSEQATPEVPETPLTTEPEPQAAAPESLESESQAEPETSSPVGRSPESLNSLRGQLQAASSGASRNMATQPGSNRTGANRSRPSNPGSTNQASNTGLEGLRNNLRGNSSSGNNNAPANQTAAQRSTPSRPANNPPATPVASGAGCSAPRQPQFPASLASRGIEARPVVEVVTGTNGSVIQTNIIRSSNYAALDQAAIAAAQGIRCPSGEQRRVRLAINFAQPGTNFEREAQQRQAEAEQQRQERIAQEQERQRQAELARQRQALQEELQAQQQQEQQQQADAEAERQRQAEAERQRQAELEQQRQAEAERQRQAEAERQRQAEAERQRQAELEQQQQQPVPAEEGS, from the coding sequence ATGAGTATTTCCGACATTTGTCAACGAGAACGAGAACAGGAAAAAGATGCCCTCAAGAAATGGTTAACCTGGGGCGTCATGGGTTCTGTTGTCCTTCATACAGGTGCTTTACTCGGCTTAAGTGGGCTACCTGAGGCGGAGAATCTCGCGACAGAACAACCGCCCTTAGAATTTATTGTGACGGAGATGGCCCCGCCACTTCCAGAGGAGGTGCAGCCCCTCGAAGAAACTCCGCCAGAACCTCCAGAGACGGCAACATCCCTGACAAATACCCCTACCCCGGCAGCGCCTACCCCAACGGCTGTGGCCGCCGCTCCGGCGGTAATCACCCCGAATACTCCGGCAGAAACATCGGAACAGGCAACCCCTGAAGTACCAGAAACTCCTTTGACAACGGAGCCGGAGCCCCAAGCGGCGGCCCCAGAATCATTAGAATCGGAATCCCAGGCAGAGCCAGAGACTTCTAGCCCCGTCGGGCGATCGCCAGAAAGTCTAAACTCGCTGCGGGGCCAACTGCAGGCCGCCTCCTCTGGTGCAAGCCGGAACATGGCGACCCAGCCGGGCAGTAATCGCACCGGCGCCAACCGTTCTCGACCCAGTAATCCTGGGTCAACCAATCAAGCTAGTAATACAGGTTTAGAGGGCTTACGCAATAATCTCCGGGGGAATTCGAGCTCTGGCAATAACAACGCCCCTGCCAATCAAACAGCGGCCCAACGTTCTACACCGAGTCGTCCGGCGAATAATCCCCCCGCCACTCCTGTTGCTTCCGGGGCTGGTTGCTCGGCCCCACGGCAGCCCCAATTCCCAGCTTCCCTGGCTTCTCGAGGTATCGAAGCAAGACCCGTGGTCGAAGTCGTTACGGGCACTAACGGCAGTGTGATTCAAACAAATATTATTCGTTCTAGTAATTATGCCGCCCTGGATCAAGCGGCGATCGCTGCCGCCCAAGGTATCCGCTGTCCGAGTGGCGAGCAACGGCGGGTAAGGTTAGCGATTAACTTTGCCCAACCCGGCACAAATTTTGAACGGGAGGCCCAGCAGCGGCAAGCAGAAGCAGAGCAACAACGACAGGAGAGAATTGCCCAGGAACAAGAAAGACAGCGCCAGGCCGAGTTAGCCCGCCAACGACAGGCACTGCAAGAGGAACTTCAAGCTCAACAACAGCAGGAGCAACAACAGCAAGCCGATGCTGAGGCAGAACGTCAACGGCAGGCGGAAGCAGAACGCCAGCGTCAGGCAGAACTTGAGCAGCAAAGGCAAGCAGAAGCAGAACGCCAGCGCCAGGCCGAGGCGGAGCGGCAGAGACAGGCGGAGGCAGAACGCCAGCGTCAGGCAGAACTTGAGCAGCAGCAACAGCAGCCTGTCCCGGCAGAAGAGGGAAGCTAA
- a CDS encoding methyltransferase FkbM → MKTPVAFLVFNRPDTTQQVFNSICQAKPPKLLVVADGPRETHPDDAAKCAAVRAIIDTVDWDCEVLTNYSDINLGCKNRVSSGLDWVFKEVEEAIILEDDCLPDQSFFPFCEELLEKYRDTEKIMAISGDNFQFSKKRTEYSYYFSIYNHCWGWATWRRAWQHYDVSMKQWGQINQIEFLNKNFLNFWAAKYWQNKFNQTYLDKINTWDYQWTFTCWQKNGLTILPEVNLVKNIGFDSSGTHTTSKFNLYANLETTPISFPLKHPTEIVQCQIADRFTQNHKFGFWPRAYRKLRNLI, encoded by the coding sequence ATGAAAACCCCTGTTGCTTTTCTCGTTTTCAATCGACCCGATACGACTCAGCAAGTCTTTAATTCCATTTGCCAGGCTAAACCCCCAAAACTATTGGTTGTTGCCGATGGGCCGAGGGAAACTCACCCCGATGATGCTGCAAAGTGTGCCGCCGTCAGGGCAATTATTGATACTGTTGACTGGGACTGTGAAGTTTTAACCAATTATTCTGATATAAACCTCGGTTGTAAAAATCGTGTTTCTTCTGGTTTAGATTGGGTATTTAAAGAAGTCGAAGAAGCTATTATCCTAGAAGATGACTGTCTACCAGATCAAAGCTTTTTCCCTTTTTGTGAAGAGTTACTAGAAAAATATCGTGACACTGAAAAAATCATGGCGATTTCTGGTGATAATTTTCAATTTAGCAAAAAAAGAACAGAATATAGCTATTACTTTTCAATCTATAATCATTGCTGGGGTTGGGCAACCTGGCGTAGAGCTTGGCAACACTATGATGTAAGTATGAAGCAATGGGGTCAAATAAACCAAATAGAGTTTCTAAACAAAAATTTCCTGAACTTTTGGGCCGCCAAATATTGGCAAAATAAATTCAATCAAACTTACTTAGATAAAATAAATACTTGGGATTATCAATGGACTTTCACCTGTTGGCAAAAAAATGGTTTAACTATATTACCAGAAGTTAATCTAGTCAAAAATATTGGCTTCGATAGTTCTGGAACTCATACAACTAGTAAGTTTAACCTTTATGCCAATCTAGAAACAACACCAATTTCTTTTCCGTTAAAGCATCCCACCGAAATTGTCCAATGTCAAATCGCTGATCGGTTTACACAAAACCATAAATTTGGCTTCTGGCCGCGTGCTTATAGAAAACTTAGAAATCTTATTTAG
- a CDS encoding ATP-binding protein of ABC transporter for iron compound, translated as MSQLSTKQLTLNYGKKTIIEQLNLTIPAEKITILVGANGSGKSTLLRGLARLLPPKQGNIYLDGKAIQQYSNQAIARRLGILPQNPTAPEGLTVRDLVAQGRYPHQTWWQQWSAEDEYHVEKALQITGMDEFGDRDLDTLSGGQRQRAWIAIALAQNTEILLLDEPTTFLDLAHQIEVLDLLFYLNRTEKKTIVIVLHELNLACRYADHLVTIKAGKLYSQGHPNQVMTQTMVADVFRLQAEIIPDPVTHTPMCIPISQGDRYFVKG; from the coding sequence ATGAGCCAACTGAGCACCAAGCAACTCACTTTAAATTACGGCAAAAAAACAATTATCGAGCAGTTGAATCTCACTATTCCTGCCGAAAAAATCACCATTTTAGTGGGGGCGAATGGTTCCGGTAAATCCACGCTTTTGCGAGGTTTGGCCCGACTTTTACCCCCCAAACAAGGCAATATTTACCTCGATGGGAAAGCAATTCAGCAGTATTCAAATCAGGCGATCGCCAGACGCCTCGGCATCTTGCCCCAAAACCCCACCGCACCCGAAGGCTTAACTGTGCGCGACCTGGTTGCCCAAGGGCGATATCCCCATCAAACCTGGTGGCAACAATGGTCGGCCGAAGATGAATATCATGTCGAAAAAGCCCTCCAAATTACTGGTATGGATGAATTTGGCGATCGCGACCTCGATACTCTGTCCGGTGGCCAGCGACAACGGGCCTGGATTGCGATCGCCCTGGCGCAAAATACCGAAATTTTATTACTCGATGAACCGACAACTTTTTTAGATTTGGCCCATCAAATTGAAGTTTTAGATCTACTTTTTTATCTCAATCGTACCGAAAAGAAAACCATTGTAATCGTACTCCATGAACTTAATCTTGCCTGTCGTTATGCTGATCATTTAGTGACAATTAAAGCAGGAAAACTCTATAGCCAGGGTCACCCCAACCAGGTGATGACTCAAACAATGGTGGCTGATGTGTTTCGCTTGCAAGCAGAGATTATCCCCGACCCAGTCACCCACACACCAATGTGTATTCCTATCTCCCAAGGCGATCGTTACTTTGTCAAAGGATAA
- a CDS encoding glycosyl transferase, group 1 family protein: MKILIIHNRYRNRAGEDSTFDQEINFLKQKNHMIKAWTKDNSDININSFLDALKLAVDTVWSKSSYNELLAIIDEFKPDIIHVHNTLPLLSPSIFYAAKKKEIPSVFTIHNYRLSCPKGTFFRDGNICEICLNKSLLFSIYYKCYRDSRSQTAIVALMLQVHRLLGTWKKVVTAYIAVSPFVKDKLIDMGVPEKKIYLKPNFIQSKIQKSKTYSFGKYYLFVGRLEEEKGILNLLNTYQHLKSEYPLYIIGSGNLQSIVEKYALENPKIQYLGKTTREEVIQYMQEAIALIFPSIWYEGFPLTILEAYSQSLPVVGSDIGSVSYAIQNGVTGLTYATGDEGALKQALISIEADPENWLELKKNILNNLDDIYFPEKNIDYLLDIYHYIIGS; this comes from the coding sequence GTGAAAATTTTAATTATCCATAATAGATATCGTAATCGGGCAGGAGAAGATTCTACTTTTGATCAAGAGATTAATTTTTTAAAACAAAAAAATCATATGATCAAAGCTTGGACAAAAGACAATTCTGATATTAATATAAATAGCTTTTTGGACGCTTTAAAATTAGCAGTTGATACGGTGTGGTCTAAAAGTTCTTATAATGAGCTTTTAGCTATTATTGATGAATTTAAACCAGATATTATTCATGTTCATAATACTTTACCATTACTTTCTCCGTCCATTTTTTATGCAGCCAAAAAAAAAGAAATTCCAAGCGTTTTCACGATTCATAATTATCGATTGAGCTGTCCTAAAGGAACTTTTTTTCGAGATGGAAACATCTGTGAAATATGTCTAAATAAATCTTTGTTATTTAGTATTTACTATAAGTGCTATCGAGACTCAAGATCACAAACAGCAATAGTTGCACTCATGTTACAAGTGCATCGCTTGCTCGGAACTTGGAAAAAAGTCGTTACTGCTTATATTGCAGTTAGTCCATTTGTGAAAGATAAACTAATTGATATGGGGGTTCCTGAAAAGAAAATTTATTTGAAGCCCAATTTTATACAGTCTAAGATTCAAAAATCCAAAACTTATAGTTTTGGAAAATATTATCTTTTTGTTGGTAGATTAGAAGAAGAAAAAGGAATCTTAAATTTATTAAATACGTATCAACATTTAAAGTCTGAATATCCTCTATATATTATTGGCAGTGGTAACTTACAGTCGATTGTTGAAAAATATGCTCTTGAAAATCCTAAAATTCAATATTTAGGAAAAACTACGAGAGAAGAAGTAATTCAATATATGCAAGAGGCGATCGCCTTAATTTTTCCTTCTATCTGGTATGAAGGATTTCCACTCACGATCCTTGAAGCTTATAGTCAATCATTGCCAGTGGTTGGTTCGGATATTGGTTCTGTAAGCTATGCAATCCAAAATGGCGTGACAGGCTTAACCTATGCTACTGGTGACGAAGGGGCTTTAAAACAAGCCCTTATTTCAATTGAAGCTGATCCGGAAAACTGGCTTGAATTGAAAAAAAATATCTTAAATAATCTCGATGATATTTATTTTCCTGAAAAAAATATCGATTATCTTCTGGACATCTATCACTATATCATTGGGTCTTAA
- a CDS encoding ABC transporter, transmembrane and ATP-binding domains translates to MLWHLIGYARWLYWLDAGLWLLMAALAALPGIFIRNFFDQLTGRSPVNHSPWLWIALVLATGLARVIAIFAGRITKTEHRFLISTLLRHNLLKALLQRPGATLTQTDDQGQPLGIGGIINHFREDVLQLEDLVVGTNEIMAAGITAIAALGLLLTVNVPMTLFIFLPLGIIVALVQWSEQRLKRYRQASRRATQQVTSLINELFTTVQAIKVAGAEAHVLAELKIRGDRRQRLMIKDRLFTALLEAGFENMISLGTGLILVFAAQLFTQGFSVGDFALFVYYLGLITHFFRFFGGFLTDTKQSDVSLRRMEHLIAAPPAPPQTHPLLLAVPLYLPPLGKHPAPALPLPPSPVEPLPLETFKIQDLTYHYPGSCQGIQDITFSLSQGSLTVITGPMGAGKTTLLQVLLGLLPCQGGRLFWNGQAIAAPHQFLIPPQVAYLPQIPQLFSTSLRENIALNWPTTAAELDWAIATASLDSDLQTFPEGLDTPIGTRGFRLSGGQKQRVAIARMLLRKPQLLICDDLASALDLETEQRLWQRLLTMEDVPAGGSQTPKHQSFLIVSHRPPILALADQIIQLRAGKISAVIQRKPDRHPAGKNP, encoded by the coding sequence ATGCTTTGGCACTTGATTGGCTATGCTCGGTGGCTGTATTGGTTGGATGCGGGGTTATGGCTATTGATGGCAGCTCTGGCGGCTTTACCAGGGATTTTTATCCGGAACTTCTTTGATCAACTCACGGGGCGATCGCCCGTTAACCATTCCCCTTGGCTCTGGATTGCCCTCGTCTTGGCAACGGGATTAGCGCGGGTGATCGCCATTTTTGCCGGACGGATCACAAAAACAGAACATCGTTTCTTGATCAGCACCCTCCTGCGCCACAATCTTCTCAAAGCTTTATTACAACGACCAGGGGCCACCCTCACCCAAACCGATGACCAGGGGCAACCCCTAGGCATCGGTGGCATCATCAACCATTTTCGGGAAGATGTACTACAACTCGAAGATCTAGTAGTTGGCACAAACGAGATTATGGCGGCAGGCATTACGGCGATCGCCGCTTTGGGTCTATTACTGACGGTCAATGTACCGATGACTTTATTTATCTTTCTGCCCCTCGGGATTATTGTCGCCCTCGTGCAATGGTCAGAACAACGGCTCAAGCGTTATCGCCAGGCCAGTCGCCGGGCTACCCAGCAGGTTACAAGCTTGATCAATGAACTGTTCACCACTGTACAAGCGATCAAAGTGGCGGGGGCCGAGGCCCATGTGTTAGCAGAGCTCAAGATCAGGGGCGATCGCCGTCAGCGATTAATGATTAAAGACCGCCTTTTTACGGCACTGCTGGAGGCGGGCTTTGAAAATATGATCAGCCTAGGCACGGGGTTAATCCTGGTTTTTGCCGCCCAGTTATTTACTCAAGGCTTCAGTGTGGGAGATTTCGCTCTGTTTGTCTATTACCTGGGCTTGATCACCCATTTTTTTCGCTTTTTCGGTGGTTTTCTCACTGATACAAAGCAAAGTGATGTTTCCCTCAGGCGTATGGAACATTTGATTGCAGCGCCCCCGGCCCCGCCCCAAACCCATCCCCTGCTCTTGGCGGTCCCTCTGTATCTGCCGCCCCTGGGTAAACATCCGGCCCCAGCCCTCCCCTTGCCCCCATCGCCAGTTGAGCCGCTCCCTTTAGAGACTTTCAAAATTCAGGATTTGACTTACCACTATCCCGGCAGTTGTCAGGGTATTCAAGACATTACCTTTAGCCTCTCCCAAGGGAGTTTGACGGTGATTACAGGGCCGATGGGCGCGGGGAAAACAACCCTGCTCCAGGTGCTCTTGGGTTTGTTGCCTTGCCAGGGGGGGAGATTGTTCTGGAATGGCCAGGCGATCGCCGCCCCTCATCAATTTCTAATCCCGCCCCAGGTGGCCTATCTGCCGCAAATTCCCCAACTGTTTAGCACCTCCCTCCGGGAAAATATCGCGCTCAATTGGCCCACCACTGCTGCCGAATTAGATTGGGCGATCGCCACCGCCAGCCTAGATAGTGATCTCCAGACCTTCCCAGAGGGTTTAGATACACCCATTGGCACCCGAGGCTTTCGGCTATCGGGGGGCCAAAAACAACGGGTGGCGATCGCCCGGATGTTACTCCGAAAACCGCAACTGCTGATCTGCGATGACCTCGCCAGTGCCCTAGATCTAGAGACCGAACAACGCCTGTGGCAACGTCTCCTGACCATGGAAGATGTTCCTGCGGGGGGCTCTCAAACGCCCAAGCATCAAAGTTTTCTGATCGTCTCCCATCGGCCCCCAATTTTGGCCCTCGCCGACCAGATTATTCAACTCCGGGCCGGAAAAATCAGCGCTGTGATTCAAAGGAAACCAGATCGTCATCCCGCCGGGAAAAACCCCTAA
- the fecD gene encoding FecCD transport family, with product MNKTPLTFRPYFLPISFQLDRRFPLAIALLVVLTLGAMIISLGVGEFFMPPLEILQTLLGLNDNGDASFVLLTLRLPRVLVAWLVGMGLAIAGTIIQSLTRNPLAEPGIIGINSGAALAAVSLLIIFPSVSATILPFAAFGGALVVTVLIYLMAWQGGSSPLRLILVGIGFNLVAAALTNLLVTFGNINQVSQALVWLAGSVYGRSWEQAIALLPWLLGGSAAAWLMSKELNGFNLGDDLARGLGISIEIRRALLILTSTALAGASVATAGSISFVGLIAPHIARQWVGNVHQSLLPTAALTGGCLVVVADLVGRILFAPLELPCGIITAILGAPYFLYLLIKKR from the coding sequence ATGAATAAAACACCGCTCACTTTTCGACCGTATTTTTTACCGATCTCGTTCCAATTAGATCGGCGGTTTCCTCTGGCGATCGCCCTGTTGGTTGTCCTGACCTTGGGGGCAATGATTATTAGTTTGGGGGTGGGGGAATTTTTTATGCCGCCCCTAGAGATTCTCCAGACTTTACTGGGTTTAAATGACAATGGTGACGCCAGTTTTGTGCTGTTGACATTGCGCCTGCCCCGGGTTCTCGTCGCTTGGCTGGTGGGGATGGGTTTGGCGATCGCCGGCACCATTATCCAGAGTTTGACCCGCAACCCCCTAGCAGAACCCGGCATCATCGGCATCAATAGTGGCGCCGCCCTGGCAGCGGTAAGCTTACTGATTATCTTCCCCAGTGTTTCTGCAACGATATTGCCCTTTGCGGCCTTTGGGGGGGCTTTGGTGGTGACTGTACTGATTTATCTGATGGCGTGGCAGGGGGGCAGTTCACCATTACGGCTAATTCTCGTGGGCATTGGTTTTAACCTCGTTGCGGCGGCCCTCACAAATCTACTCGTCACCTTCGGCAATATTAACCAAGTCTCCCAGGCCCTGGTTTGGTTGGCAGGTAGTGTCTATGGGCGCAGTTGGGAGCAGGCGATCGCCCTGCTTCCCTGGTTGTTGGGGGGGAGTGCCGCAGCTTGGCTCATGAGCAAAGAACTCAATGGTTTCAACCTTGGGGATGATCTCGCCCGAGGCCTGGGTATTTCTATCGAAATTCGGCGGGCCTTATTAATCTTGACCAGCACTGCCCTCGCCGGGGCGTCGGTAGCCACGGCAGGTTCTATTAGTTTTGTGGGACTGATTGCACCGCACATTGCACGGCAATGGGTAGGCAATGTCCATCAAAGCTTATTGCCGACGGCTGCTTTGACGGGGGGATGCCTCGTGGTGGTCGCGGACTTAGTGGGCCGCATTTTATTCGCACCTCTCGAATTGCCCTGTGGCATCATTACCGCAATTCTCGGGGCCCCGTATTTTCTATATCTTCTGATCAAAAAGCGTTAA
- a CDS encoding methyltransferase type 11 — translation MNLKNQCPVCSAKDAQFLFSLKTGQLIKCSQCHLIYFTPRPSLQQLEEFYNSEDYRNEFSESLMSGTEFATNRYLHFEKALKKYIPKILNQPSRKLLDIGCGTGDFLKAAQDHNWQVSGTEISSLASTKANQKLGKDCIISGEILSLNLPYNHYDVITLYHVIEHLINPNLLIQKAYQLLKPGGIFFIETPNIAGFGAKIKGKEWSQVKPPEHITYFQPNSLRYCLQLADFKTNFIFTASPSIIESTKDMSPIKRKITNAFYQFFPLINMGALLQSISIKTQ, via the coding sequence ATGAATCTAAAAAACCAGTGTCCAGTTTGCAGTGCAAAAGATGCACAATTTTTATTTTCATTAAAAACAGGACAGCTTATAAAATGCAGTCAATGTCATCTTATTTATTTCACACCACGGCCTTCATTGCAGCAGCTAGAAGAATTTTATAACTCAGAAGACTATCGTAATGAATTTTCTGAAAGTTTAATGTCTGGTACTGAATTTGCGACTAATAGATATTTACATTTCGAAAAAGCACTAAAAAAATATATTCCGAAAATTTTAAATCAACCTTCTCGAAAATTACTTGATATTGGCTGTGGTACAGGTGATTTTCTAAAAGCAGCTCAGGATCATAATTGGCAAGTTTCAGGTACAGAAATATCTTCTTTAGCATCAACTAAAGCCAATCAAAAACTAGGTAAAGATTGTATTATTTCAGGTGAAATTTTATCCTTAAATTTGCCTTATAACCACTATGATGTCATCACTTTATATCATGTTATTGAACATTTAATTAATCCTAATCTTCTGATTCAAAAAGCTTATCAACTTCTAAAACCAGGTGGTATTTTTTTCATTGAAACGCCCAATATTGCTGGTTTTGGTGCAAAAATTAAAGGAAAAGAATGGTCTCAAGTAAAACCCCCGGAACACATCACTTATTTCCAGCCCAATTCTTTAAGATATTGTTTGCAACTTGCTGATTTTAAAACAAACTTTATCTTTACTGCTTCTCCCTCAATTATTGAAAGTACTAAAGATATGTCTCCCATAAAAAGAAAAATTACTAATGCTTTTTATCAGTTTTTTCCTTTAATTAATATGGGAGCATTATTGCAGTCTATTTCAATTAAGACCCAATGA
- a CDS encoding MORN repeat protein — MIIKQYCYFSLGLIAWSVLGTSMIASAATISLADGSTCEGELVEGQLQGPVTCNYVNGDRYEGEFQAGAPHGQGTFTAADGGSYTGEFEVGVPSGEGTFTYQNGDRCTGTVVEGNLRGPGSCEYADGDRYEGSFAEGIPDGQGAFIFDDGSRYEGEITAGNITGQGLYTFANGNQYDGEFAEGRFMGQGIYTFSNGDRCEGEFQNNQLNGQAVCEYADGDRYEGNFKDDLQHGPGVYIFSDGTRIEGTWQAGELVQ; from the coding sequence ATGATCATTAAGCAATATTGTTATTTTTCCTTGGGCCTGATCGCCTGGAGTGTTTTGGGAACAAGCATGATCGCCTCCGCCGCGACTATTTCTTTAGCGGATGGCAGTACCTGCGAGGGGGAGCTTGTTGAGGGGCAACTCCAAGGGCCAGTGACTTGTAATTATGTCAATGGCGATCGCTATGAGGGGGAATTTCAGGCGGGCGCTCCCCATGGCCAAGGCACGTTTACCGCCGCTGATGGGGGTAGCTATACCGGAGAATTTGAGGTTGGGGTGCCCAGTGGTGAAGGGACATTTACCTATCAAAATGGCGATCGCTGTACGGGGACAGTCGTTGAAGGAAATCTTAGGGGGCCAGGTTCCTGTGAGTATGCTGATGGCGATCGCTATGAAGGCTCATTTGCTGAAGGGATTCCCGATGGGCAGGGCGCCTTTATTTTCGATGATGGTAGCCGCTACGAAGGGGAAATCACAGCGGGTAATATTACCGGGCAAGGGCTCTACACTTTCGCCAATGGCAATCAATATGACGGGGAATTTGCCGAGGGCCGCTTTATGGGGCAAGGCATTTATACCTTTAGCAATGGCGACCGCTGTGAAGGGGAATTTCAAAATAATCAGCTCAATGGTCAGGCCGTTTGTGAGTATGCCGATGGCGATCGCTATGAAGGCAATTTCAAAGATGACCTCCAACATGGCCCAGGGGTCTATATTTTCAGCGATGGGACTCGCATTGAGGGAACTTGGCAGGCGGGGGAGCTGGTGCAATAA